A section of the Jaculus jaculus isolate mJacJac1 chromosome 6, mJacJac1.mat.Y.cur, whole genome shotgun sequence genome encodes:
- the Fabp6 gene encoding gastrotropin, with the protein MAFNGKFEIESEKNYEEFMKRLGLPSDVIEKGRNFKIITEVQQDGQDFTWSQHYSGGHIMTNKFTIGKECEMQTMGGKKFKATVRMEGGKVVADFPNYHQTSEIVGDKLVEISTIGGVTYERVSKRLA; encoded by the exons ATGGCCTTCAACGGCAAGTTCGAGATAGAGAGCGAGAAGAATTACGAGGAGTTCATGAAGCGCCTGG GCCTCCCCAGCGACGTGATTGAGAAGGGCCGCAACTTCAAGATCATCACGGAGGTGCAGCAGGACGGGCAGGACTTCACCTGGTCCCAGCACTACTCCGGGGGTCACATCATGACCAACAAGTTCACCATCGGCAAAGAGTGCGAGATGCAGACCATGGGAGGCAAAAAGTTCAAG GCCACCGTGCGGATGGAGGGGGGAAAGGTGGTGGCGGACTTCCCCAACTATCACCAGACCTCGGAGATCGTGGGTGACAAGCTGGTGGAG ATCTCCACCATCGGAGGTGTGACTTATGAGCGTGTGAGCAAGAGGCTGGCTTAA